In the Pogona vitticeps strain Pit_001003342236 chromosome 2, PviZW2.1, whole genome shotgun sequence genome, CCCAAAACCAACCTCTGGACAGGACACTGAACATGGGCAGTCAACTTCATTGGTCGACCacggcaaggcctgttctgagtggaaacGGCACAgtagtcccaggatgtaaaatggGTATCAATGGTGATACCCATGggcttatctttgaataaagtaTTGATACCCATTTTACATCTTGGAACGTCCGTCTCTTCTTGCTTGACAGATTCAAGGAAGGTACCTGTCCCTTTTTcccctgttctgagtggaagttgtcctgttaaaccgccgtatggtcttggccaccatgctgcagctcagtttcagggttttggcaatcttcttatagcctaggccatcttttaTAGAGAGTAACAGttcgttttttcagatcctcagatactTCATTACCATGCGGTGTCAATAGTTCTGCAGAATAGCAATCTCCAACCACCAAGATGGTCTCCCACCCTAAAGCTTCTTTCACTGCTGTTAAAGAAGATGCTCTTCTTTAAGATCCTCTTCATGCTCTGCCCTGTAATTTCACTTTCCGGTTCCTGCCACAAAAGGTAACCTGGAAGTACAATCCTATCTTTTTCAGTAAGCCTGGTTTCCTACAGCACAATTCCGATAGCAAACCTGGGAAGTCCTCCTCATGGAAGGGGAGCTGGGAGTCCCTGAAGGAACGAGcaaaacacccccccaaaaaaaaacagaaatcattTTCCCAGTATAGTCTAACATTTGCTGTCTAAGTACTAAACTGGTCAAGTTGTCAAGTCCAACTTCCAAAAACGATAACCAGCGCCTATATACTCCCGTTAAACTGGAATTCTGGAACATAGCTGGTCACCTTTCTGACATACCATCTGCCAGATCGAAATGTTTCTGTCTGTGCTTTTAATGCTGCCCTTTCCATGGAATTCAACCATTTAGAAATATTGAATGCTATTTATTATTCCTGCTTTCATTTTACTTTCAGAGGTGATCCTGGTCAGTGGAAAAGCAGAGGgtggcagcctgtgctggatggggagCGAGATCTTCTGGATCCAGGCTACAGAGGCCTCCACAAGGAAAAAGATTTCTGGAGATTTCTCGAAATGAGATCTCTCCAGGTAGGGATCCCTTATCCACTTGGGCACAGATTGTGACTGATATTTCTAACCTGCCACTGTTTATAGAAGTGGCCAGACCCTCAAAGAAGGTCACAACCAATTAATCTCAAATAATCCAAGACCCACCAGTCAGCCTCAGAGCTGTTCTGCAATGCGGGCTGTTTATCGTGGATTGGCACCATTCCCCTCAAGGCCAACCAGGCCAAAATCACCATCTGCCCCAAACGGTGGCCTTTTCTGTTCTCGTCACCCCTTGTCTCTATCACAGCCATCCTATTATTTCCCCTTTATCGACTCCAACACTGGCCTTTCCAATCTAAGGCACTACATATTTTAAGCAGTCCATTTTCTGCTCTGGTGTTGATTTCTGGGTGAGACCCTTTTTTCAAGATCGTAGTTAATTTCCTGACTGCTGAAATAGTTTCTTATCTTTCTACTCAGAAGAGAAAATGTTGCATTTCCAGGATAAAGTAGAAGCCCCCTCTGCCTGTTACAAATCCATTTCTTGATTAATATGGCTAATTAAAATAATAGTCCCTCCTTTTCACTGTTCATAGCAAAACCGGCATACTTTGTGCAGAAAGTGAACAAGGATGTTGATGTCAAGGCTTTATTGAAATGGCAGGCATCCAACCTCCAGTCTAATTCTTACTAAGTCTATCCTACCAATCTTAAAGaataaaatatagaaaaattCACAACCTAAGAAAAGGGCactatttaatttctaaaaaagcatttcccaacattaaaaaaagccACCACAGATAGCTTACAGATTGTATTCTAATTAGCTTATAAATACTCAAATACACACTGATAGGCGGCATTGCGTAACTTCTTCAAGAATTACTTTCAGTCAGAATAATTAAATTTCAATCCAAATGACATTCCCAATAAAATCCTCACCAGAAAAAGGCAGCTCTCcaacaaaatatttaattttgcccATTGAGATAAACAGTTTTGCTActcctgaaagaagaaaagtcacAACACTGTTCTTCTAGCTGACATATTCAAAGAGTTGTTTCTCTAAAGTTTCAATAAGGTTGCCACTGGAACAGTgggctctttccacattccacataGCTGAAGTAGTTTTGGCCTTGGATGTGTTCTTCCCTATAAAGGCCACCACTGTAGGAGCAGCTCCTTTCACAATCCAAGTGTGATGATATTGAAGGAGAATGGGACTTGTAGAAAATGGAGTCAGTCAGGTCTCAAAGTGAAAGGAAGGCATGGGAATGTGGAAAAGGCCGAGAGGCTCACTtccttaatttacagccaggctggtagAGAGTGAATCCTGATGAGAGGCAAGGTCGAAGAGGCCCAGGGCGGAAGACCCAAAAAATTCCCAACTAATTGGAACGGAGATAACACACCTGCGGCTGAGGCAGAGGGAGCACTTACGCCTCtcttgagttaattggtttacagccatgAAGGAGGAGGTCCAAGTGACAGGATTTGGGCTAAACCTGgtgaaattgttaaatgcagttttgcACCATGACAGTAAGTACTGTAAGGATCAGAGCTAAAAAGAGAAGCTAAGCATGAGTTTGTTCAGCTGAGCTGAATTGTACCAGCAGTATGAACatcccaggattggctatccCTGAGATATAGCAGGGAGACCAAGCAGACACAAttctgtgggttgttgtgggtgttgCTGTTGGTCGTGGAGTGCTGTCCTCTTGGAGCTGTGCCTGAGAATCCTGTGGAAGCTGTATCTACATGCTTGGGAGTAGTGGAACTCTGGCAAACCGGACTGACTGCATGGTATATGACtatatgactatttactggactctGACTCTGATTTAAGCTCTGTACTCTCTGGAACTGCTGTGAATGACTATTGGAACTGGAACAAGGACTACGTTGTGTATATATCTGTacatatcctgtaaataatacaagtatTCTGCTATCAAGACTGTTTGGTGCTTGTGTCTTCACATCActgggaagctctgctggttatcacctactggggtttggctaaatccagaagagTGGAAAAGGCCATTGATTAGCTACCATAGAGAAGTCCTCTTTAAGTGAGCTCTTGTGAGTTCTatggaatcacaaagcccatgttgaaGTAATTGCAAAGTATtgagtaaagtgttctttaagagtcaggcttgttcaaggcacatatgctatgcactgctgaggtttgAGGACCTGGCTCAGTAGAAAGCAGTAGATTTGTTGCCTGTGGACCTCTGCCCGAATGCCCTATGCTGCTTAGGGAGACTTCAGCATCTCACCAAgtattcatatggtttctccccagtgtgtgaatgtttcatttgaCATGCAAACATTCGCTGGATGGTTTTGCTCCTGTGAATTTTTCGATgtcaacaactcatgaatttgGAGCTctccccacattccatgcatttctgtGGCATTTCCCCAGTGTGATGTGATGCGAGCAAAGGAGACTGCTGACACTGAGaccttttccacattccatgcacttctaTGCTTTCCATTCCATGTAACTTCTTTGATGTAAAGTAAGGCTATTACTCAGACTGAAGCTCTGTCCACATTCCATaaatttctatggtttctccccagtgtgagttctttgatggaaagTGAATTGAAGTCTCcaactgaagttctttccacattccatgcatttatatggtttctccccagtgtgaattctttgatgggaactgaagccactgctctgactgaagctctgtCCACATTCCATaaatttctatggtttctccccagtgtgagttctttgatggaaagTGAATTGAAGTCTCcaactgaagttctttccacattccatgcatttatatggtttctccccagtgtgaattctttgatgggaactgaagccactgctctgactgaagctctttccacattccatgcatttatatggtttctccccagtgtgagttctttgatgggaactcaagtcatctctccgactgaagctcttcccacattccatgcatttatatggtttctccccagtgtgagttctttcatggcAACTCAATTGAAgtctccgactgaagctctttccacattccatgcatttatatggtttctccccagtgtgagtcctttgatgggaACTTAGGCCActgctatgactgaagctctttccacattgcatgcatttataggatttctccccagtgtgaattctttgatgggaactgaggccactgctccgactgaagctctttccgcatgccatgcatttatatggtttctcccctgtgtgagttctttgatgtaaactcagTTCAtctctccgactgaagctcttcccacattccatgcatttatatggtttcgccccagtatgagttctttcatGGGAAGTCAATTGAGttctctgactgaaactctttccacaatccatgcatttacatggtttctcccctgtatgaattcTTAGATGTAAACTCAGCTGAGTgctacgactgaagctctttccacattccatgcatttatatggtttctcccctgtatgaattcTTAGATGTAAACTCAGCCGATTGCTacgactgaagttctttccacattccatgcatttatatggtttctcccctgtgtgaattcttagatGGGAACTCAGgtaactgctgtgactgaagctctttccacattccatgcatttatatggtttctccccagtgtgagttctctcATGGGAAGTCAACTGAGgtctccgactgaagctctttccacattccatgcatttatatggtttctcaccagtgtgagttctttgatgggaactcaatTTCTCACTCcgaatgaagctctttccacattccatacatttatatggtttctccccagtgtgagttctttgatgtctattcagggcactgctctgactgaagctcttcccacattccatgcatttatatagtttctccccactgtgacttctttgatgggaactcagggtactgctgtgactgaagctcttcccacattccatgcatttatatggtttctccccagtgtgagttctttgatgggaactcagggtactgctctgactgaagctctttccacattccatacatttaaatggtttttcccctgtgtgtatTCTTTGATGGGAATAGAGGCCACTTCTGTGACCGATACTCTTTCCACACTGTTGGCATTTGTATTGTCTCTCGACTCTCACCGGTTTTTCACTTGATGTACAATCACTCTGCATCGTGatgctctttcctttttctatgaatttatgttcttttttcttcttgagtTTTTCATGCGATCAGAAGTGCATCAACATTAATAGCAGTAGAAGCTggagttttctttatttctcttttttctgtcttcccttcttcccttttcaTCCTTTTTCTTTGGTGCTCCAcacttgggttttgttttcaatGAAAGAATGACTGGCTCCATAGAATTCCCATTGTCCTCTTCATGacctgaagaagagaagaaaagagatcaaagaggagtggaatttaaaaaacaaagacctTACTTGCTTGGAGGAGTTCAAATCCtgagggccagatgaactgcatccaaggataaTGAAGGAGCTGGCTGAAGACTTCcacagaatagcaaggaaagacaagaggtccttcttaaatgaatagtgcaaagaaatataggaaaataagagaaagggataaaccagagatctgttcaagaaaactggagatattaaagtaaGCTTTTGTTCAAATATGGGgatgaaaaaccactgggctagttaggtataagctaaaccaaatcccttatgaatacacagtggaagtgaagaacagattgaaggaactggatttggtggacagagtgcctgaagaactttggatagaggctcgtaacactgtccaggaggcaacaacaaaaccatcccaaagaaaaggaaattgtcacatacagcactgatggtacctgtctgtcatgggtttggagggaaagttccatcctatggggagtggaaggcgggacatcaggggggaggagctgtactgtatatatatttggagcttgtgtggagagttaggagttggagtctgtgtgtcagactggttACAACTGTcggtcagttagtacatacctgataggttcaggtttctttctaggtagccagaactgataggttcagggtctgtgcattactttaaagggttcagtgggaaccaatctgttatatgtgtatgtttggggctatgccacgttacattatcctatttacctgattcttttatttatcctgtttgttatttcaataaaccttgtttttttatttattaaaatccattcctggtctgtgtgactccttacagggaatggttggtggcagcataagtacagggtggcatactccagtaggtctggggttgtcacagaaaTGCAagtaagcaaagtggctgtccaatgatgtcttacaaatagcagagaagagaaaggaaacaaaatgcaagggagacagggaaagttactgaaaattgaatgcagactagcagaatagcaatgagagacaagagggccttcttaaacgaacaatgcgaagaaatagaaaaaatatagaaaaggaaaaaccagagatctgttcaagaaaactggagatattaaaggatctttttgtgcaaaaatgaacatgataaagtacaaaaatgggagagacctcacagaagcagaagacatcaagaagaggtggcaagaatacagagaggaactatacgagaaagatttggatatcccggccaacccagatagtgtggctgctgaccttgagccagacatcctggagagtgaagtcaagtgggccttagaaagcttgtgtaacaacaaggccagtggatgtgatggcattccagtggaactatttaaaatcttataagatgacctgttaaggtgctacattcaacatgccagcaagtttggtaaactcaacagtggccagaggactggaaaagatcagtctacataccaatcccaaagaagggcagtgccaaagaatgctccaactaccgtacaattgcactcacttcacacgctagcaaggttagcTTCAACAGTATGTCGACCCAgtactcccagaagtgcaagctggattttgaagggacagaggaactcgagaccaaattgctaagcatgcgctggattatggagaaagccagagagttacagaaaagcatctacttctgcttcattggctatgcaaaagcctttgactgtgtggaccacagcaaactatggcaagttcttaaagaaatgggagtgcctgaccatcttagcTATCTCCTGAGGAATCTATATTTCggacaggatatggaacaactgattggttcaaaattcagAAAGGAGTAGAACAAAGCTATacattgtcaccctgcttatttaatttatatgcagaatacatcatgcggaaggctggactggatgaatcccaagacagaattaagattgccagaagaaatatcaacaacctctgatgtgcacatgataccactctgatggcagaaattgaggaggaattaaagaacctcttaatgagggtgaaaggcaagcacaaaaaatggtcagaAACTCAACAGAAAAAAACctcaagatcatggccactggtcccatcacctcctggcaaacagaagggatgATACAGAGACaatgacatattttattttcttgggctccatgatcactgcagatggtgacatcagccaaaaaattaaaagacagctgcttcttggtaggaaagcgatgacaaaccaacagcatcttaaaaagcagagacatcaccttggcaacaaaggtccacatagtcaatggTATGgcttttccagcagcaatgtatggaagtgagagctggaccataaagaaggctaacctctgaagaattgatacttttgaatttttggtgctggaggagactcttttttttaattttttaattttattttcaaaactattgggtaatggggaaggaatacaaaaggcaaagggcagtgggggggatggaaaaagggttttgagaataagaaaacatcaaatgcataatcattcaatcttacatatcaagtatataaacatctaatctattcatgttccaataaaggttcatctttcttcttctttttcttcttcttttgactattttgtctatgtattaacctctttcgCTTTCAACTTGTACGTGTAATacagtttaaatctatgttattcccacagcatcagaacaccaaggccaattgtgaaatatatcccctctttcaccctccttttttcttgagaatgcactcagcagacccaaaataatataaatcctgctctcccctcccctttcctccctgtgcttgttttgtttctgcgactcttttttcttccatattttaaaaggggaaacaatatcattcaaagtttgcttttcaacctcaatcgctacatctcttactgggtggtcctccatcccttgtatattatctgatatcttcatcaatacagccggttctgagatctctttttggtgtaatttaacctctgctaccttccctcccctagagcctccaatcacgtcttccatctggtcaatataataatttacctgcatgaatttttgcaacagtgacatctgaaaagaagttttccagtctagccaccgatctgtatttttctcagggggaggttccattttctgtttccactattttcacttaaaattccctctcccctttaccccagtacacatccaatatttctaatatttcaccttacaactataccatattagcaataagatagcaggtacattcaagtaagagatggaatctaaaacataaatctctcaagtgtctttgtagtccagtcttTTTACacgtcgctaatatcttcagaccggttgcttcttttcccttcttttctcttctccaagtttgttttaaccttcacccggcaagactctattattagaatgtcatttgtcaagatcccagttcagttcaaaccacatagcccccagttcacagctcacagtccgtttcttccttttacttccaaagacttccttctcctcccccgaacagggagatccagcaatcagagtcccggcaatatattatccacggaaagcagagtcccacacagtctaaaaatatataaccacagaggaaaaggggtccaaagtgaacagcttgcaacagaatttattttttcaaggcccgtcagttgattcttcaagagttatttttcctcctttaatggagacacgagctatttctgcctggctgttcctttcgaaataactcgaccttcagcttgggtaaagctggaatgctaggaatgccgctccttatctcatttggtcataaatttgcacacaatcacttgttcttcatttaatgaggtttttcatagaacaagggcttccacttactttgatgtatactttcgccgtgcttctgttttcttattctcggcgaatggagctgtctttggctagtctTTGGCTATTTGATATTTTTGGTTTATGctgttataattgtatattttatgttagccgctcagagtggtactgacctaccagatgggcgggatacaaatcaaataaataaataaataaataaatagttgccaaaaatggcacccatcttcgtctgtgctgatgtgaatttccagaagaaagacagatcgagttgctgcccaatcttctaacttctatggctcaccagctgctgcagaagggtctctcctgactcttccttgccccccccatttctggaagggtcccagaccgaagtggttctagctttccccgggagctattcccgagagctgctagcttcaccaagacgaaacTCCTCCtccggtgctggaggagactcttgagagtcccctggactgcaaagaaaacaaacctatccattttgaaagaaatcaaccccgagtgctcactggaaggacagatcctgaagctgaggctctaatactttggccatctcatgagaagagaagattccctgacaaagaccttgatgttgggaaagagtgaagcaaagaggagaagggaacgacagaggacaagactgATGGACATGGTcaccaaaactaccaacatgaatttgactgaacaaAACCTAACAGACTTACCGTATCTCATTTTTTGACCTCCCTGACAgaaagagggaatgctgtagatgtagtatatcttgactttagcacagcttttgaccaagtgccccgTGATCTCTTGTTTATATAGCTAATTAAGTGTGGGCTCGATAGAACAAAATATTGCAatcacagttataagatgggctATCCCgggctcagcaatactataagcaaaaaaaatcttggaatcattgtagatgACAAGTTGGGTATGAGCctacagtgtgatgtggctacaaaagaaggaaacagtatttttaaaaaggtaacggttccccttgaaatttagtccagtcgtgtccgactctagggcacggtactcatccccgtttgcaagccgtagagccagtatttgtccgtatacagtttccgtggtctcgtggccagcgcgactacagATGGAACAcaagttaccttcccaccgtggtgtaccaatttatctactcacagttttacaggctttcaaactgctaggttggcaggaaaaacactattttattcatttctttatttatttgacttatatactgccccatagcgctacaagcactctctgggcgatttacaatttagttacacaggctacacattgccccccccccagcaagctgggtactcattttaccgacctcagaaggatggaaggctgagtcaaccttgagccagctacctgggatttgaaccccaggtcgtgagcacagttttagctgcagtacagcgttttaaccactgcgccacgaggcaacaTTTTAGGCATTAAAAGAAGTttattctccaaatcccacaaggtgctagttcctctctattcagcgttggttaggcctcctcttgagttcCGTgtttctgaacaccacacttcaagaaaagTACTGACAAATTGGaccaaattcagaggagggcaaccaggatgatcagagggctggaaaccaagccgtgGGAAGagagacggaaagaactgggcatgtttagcattgagaaaagaaggctgaggggacaTATGAGCAGGACTAACCTGGGGGTGCAGAATGTTGTGGAAAAATATATAAAGGAGGTTGCAAGACACCGAGATAAGTTGTTGAAAATATACTTCATCTAAGTCTCTTAGGGAAAAGGTATACGGGAATTCCTAATAAAGAAACATAACATCTAAAACATATTACACACCATATAATTGAGCAAAATAAACAACAGCAGTCAAGGTAACGCCGATAAGTAGGCAAACTCAAAAGGTTCTACCTTGCTTTTAGTTTCGCACTGTCCGAGGGAAGGTGTGGAAATAGAGGGTGAAACAGACTACATTTATAAGGCTAATTAATTACAGGGAACACATGAGGTTCCTTTCAAGGTTATCCATTAAAGAAAAAGACATGTTACATATTGAATATTACAACACAGAAAACCCTGGCCAGAGGAAAACGGCTACCCATCACGTCCCCAAGTCCTGTTCCCTCCAGCGAAGCCACCCCGATCAGAGCCATGAACACCGAGGCCCCACCCAGGAAAGGCCTTTCAACAGAATAGGGAGATTTCCAACAACAGGTTTCTCTAAAAAAGGTCTTCACTGACCAAGGATCTCACTTTTATGAGCTGGACCTTGGAACCGATGTGGAAATTGTAAGGGGCGAAGCCACCAAAGGTTTCCATTTGTAATCCCCACACAAATGGGCAAGTGGAAAGGTTTAACCGGACATTGAAGGGAACATCTTTACACCTGTGGAGgaacagattgggggggggggggaaccaccaagaacaatccttattttttttaaaaaaattataaaataccaCACATTTCTTGCCACTTCTTGCTTGCCCCCTTTCTGGTTtcctctagaagattccgagaggaccagcgcaggagCTGTTTTACCGAATTTGTGTGAATTCAGAGAGGTCCACTtcaagaaccatggttacaggtaactAACCTGTCTTTTTTGTACTATAACTGAGACTGAGTACTATACTATAGGCTGAGGTTTCCCCCACAGCCTGGGATCGGGGCCCCAGTGATCCGGGCGCAAAGCTCTGCCTCCTTTCCTTggctgtgtttccccccccccttccttccagaTCACTCCCTTGCCTGCCCACAAGTTTAGGAGACCGAGGCACCTCATCCATGATGGATGCAGGGGAAGAGGGATCTCTGGAGAGAGGGGGGCTGGTGCTCTCAGGAGCATCTGTTGGGGGTACGGGGAGCGACAGGAAGGGGGGCTAAGAAGGGCCCCGGGCCTAATCCACCACAGAGCTCCTCTGAGGTTCTTTATGTAACTTCCTCTAGGAGCAAGGCAAGAGGGAAGGGTTGAGCTGAGGAGGatttcaaattaaaataataatactctgcacatgttcagagagacaGCATAGTAGATAACGAAATGAGGGAATCTTGCAATCTGGGCTCGAAGCTGCACTTGGCCCGGGAAACTCACCGTTCGTCTGCGTCCTTCTGGGGCCTTTTTTTGGGAAACCGgaggtctcttccccccctcccccctagGAGTCGCTTCACAGGCTACGA is a window encoding:
- the LOC110070852 gene encoding uncharacterized protein LOC110070852, producing the protein MQSDCTSSEKPVRVERQYKCQQCGKSIGHRSGLYSHQRIHTGEKPFKCMECGKSFSQSSTLSSHQRTHTGEKPYKCMECGKSFSHSSTLSSHQRSHSGEKLYKCMECGKSFSQSSALNRHQRTHTGEKPYKCMECGKSFIRSEKLSSHQRTHTGEKPYKCMECGKSFSRRPQLTSHERTHTGEKPYKCMECGKSFSHSSYLSSHLRIHTGEKPYKCMECGKNFSRSNRLSLHLRIHTGEKPYKCMECGKSFSRSTQLSLHLRIHTGEKPCKCMDCGKSFSQRTQLTSHERTHTGAKPYKCMECGKSFSRRDELSLHQRTHTGEKPYKCMACGKSFSRSSGLSSHQRIHTGEKSYKCMQCGKSFSHSSGLSSHQRTHTGEKPYKCMECGKSFSRRLQLSCHERTHTGEKPYKCMECGKSFSRRDDLSSHQRTHTGEKPYKCMECGKSFSQSSGFSSHQRIHTGEKPYKCMECGKNFSWRLQFTFHQRTHTGEKP